From the genome of Vulpes lagopus strain Blue_001 chromosome 2, ASM1834538v1, whole genome shotgun sequence, one region includes:
- the BCAT2 gene encoding branched-chain-amino-acid aminotransferase, mitochondrial isoform X2 yields MAAAALGQAADLQLEMTKEPHQKPDPSKPLVFGKTFTDHMLMVEWKEETGWGQPRIQPFQNLTLHPACSGLHYSMQLFEGMKAFKGSDQRVRLFRPWLNMDRMLRSALRLCLPSFDKVELLECIRRLVEVDKDWVPEGKDTSLYVRPVLIGNEPSLGVTQSTRALLFVILCPVGAYFPGDAMDPVSLLADPAFIRAWVGGVGDYKLGGNYGPTVLVQQEAKKRGCEQVLWLYGPDHQLTEVGTMNIFIYWTHEDGVLELVTPSLDGVILPGVVRQSLLDLARTWGEFRVVERKVTMKELLRALEEGRVREVFGSGTACQVCPVHQILYQGKHLRIPTMENGPELILRFLKELKEIQYGTRAHDWMLPV; encoded by the exons ATGGCCGCAGCCGCGCTGGGGCAG GCTGCAGACCTGCAGCTGGAAATGACGAAGGAACCTCATCAGAAGCCTGACCCCAGCAAGCCCCTGGTGTTTGGGAAGACATTCACCGACCACATGCTGATGGTGGAGTGGAAGGAGGAGACGGGCTGGGGTCAGCCCCGAATCCAGCCCTTCCAGAATCTCACACTGCACCCAGCCTGCTCCGGCCTCCACTACTCGATGCAG CTCTTCGAGGGCATGAAGGCATTCAAGGGCAGCGACCAGCGGGTGCGCCTCTTCCGACCCTGGCTCAACATGGACCGGATGCTGCGCTCAGCCTTGCGCCTCTGCCTGCCG AGTTTTGACAAGGTCGAGCTGCTTGAGTGTATCCGCCGGCTTGTGGAAGTGGACAAAGACTGGGTTCCTGAGGGCAAGGATACCAGCCTCTACGTGCGGCCTGTGCTCATTGGGAATGAG CCCTCCCTAGGTGTCACCCAATCCACGCGAGCTCTCCTGTTTGTCATTCTCTGCCCCGTGGGCGCATACTTTCCCGGAGATGCCATGGACCCCGTGTCCCTCCTGGCCGACCCAGCGTTTATCCGGGCCTGGGTGGGTGGGGTCGGTGACTACAAGCTGGGGGG GAATTATGGGCCCACAGTACTTGTGCAGCAAGAGGCGAAGAAGAGGGGCTGTGAACAGGTCCTCTGGCTCTACGGGCCAGACCACCAGCTCACCGAGGTGGGCACCATGAACATCTTCATCTACTGGACCCATGAGGATGGGG TGCTGGAACTGGTGACCCCCTCACTGGATGGTGTCATTCTGCCCGGAGTAGTCAGACAGAGTCTACTGGACCTGGCAAGGACCTGG GGTGAGTTCCGAGTCGTTGAGCGTAAGGTCACAATGAAGGAGTTGTTGCGGGCGCTGGAAGAGGGACGGGTTCGGGAAGTCTTTGGCTCAGGCACAGCTTGCCAGGTCTGCCCTGTGCACCAGATCCTGTACCAAGGCAAG CATTTGCGCATTCCCACCATGGAAAATGGGCCTGAGCTTATTCTCCGCTTCCTGAAGGAGCTGAAGGagatccag TACGGAACAAGAGCCCACGACTGGATGCTCCCGGTATGA
- the BCAT2 gene encoding branched-chain-amino-acid aminotransferase, mitochondrial isoform X1 translates to MAAAALGQIWARKLLPVSWLLCGPRRYASSNFKAADLQLEMTKEPHQKPDPSKPLVFGKTFTDHMLMVEWKEETGWGQPRIQPFQNLTLHPACSGLHYSMQLFEGMKAFKGSDQRVRLFRPWLNMDRMLRSALRLCLPSFDKVELLECIRRLVEVDKDWVPEGKDTSLYVRPVLIGNEPSLGVTQSTRALLFVILCPVGAYFPGDAMDPVSLLADPAFIRAWVGGVGDYKLGGNYGPTVLVQQEAKKRGCEQVLWLYGPDHQLTEVGTMNIFIYWTHEDGVLELVTPSLDGVILPGVVRQSLLDLARTWGEFRVVERKVTMKELLRALEEGRVREVFGSGTACQVCPVHQILYQGKHLRIPTMENGPELILRFLKELKEIQYGTRAHDWMLPV, encoded by the exons ATGGCCGCAGCCGCGCTGGGGCAG ATTTGGGCCCGAAAACTCCTGCCTGTCTCTTGGCTTCTGTGTGGCCCCAGAAGATATGCCTCATCAAACTTCAAG GCTGCAGACCTGCAGCTGGAAATGACGAAGGAACCTCATCAGAAGCCTGACCCCAGCAAGCCCCTGGTGTTTGGGAAGACATTCACCGACCACATGCTGATGGTGGAGTGGAAGGAGGAGACGGGCTGGGGTCAGCCCCGAATCCAGCCCTTCCAGAATCTCACACTGCACCCAGCCTGCTCCGGCCTCCACTACTCGATGCAG CTCTTCGAGGGCATGAAGGCATTCAAGGGCAGCGACCAGCGGGTGCGCCTCTTCCGACCCTGGCTCAACATGGACCGGATGCTGCGCTCAGCCTTGCGCCTCTGCCTGCCG AGTTTTGACAAGGTCGAGCTGCTTGAGTGTATCCGCCGGCTTGTGGAAGTGGACAAAGACTGGGTTCCTGAGGGCAAGGATACCAGCCTCTACGTGCGGCCTGTGCTCATTGGGAATGAG CCCTCCCTAGGTGTCACCCAATCCACGCGAGCTCTCCTGTTTGTCATTCTCTGCCCCGTGGGCGCATACTTTCCCGGAGATGCCATGGACCCCGTGTCCCTCCTGGCCGACCCAGCGTTTATCCGGGCCTGGGTGGGTGGGGTCGGTGACTACAAGCTGGGGGG GAATTATGGGCCCACAGTACTTGTGCAGCAAGAGGCGAAGAAGAGGGGCTGTGAACAGGTCCTCTGGCTCTACGGGCCAGACCACCAGCTCACCGAGGTGGGCACCATGAACATCTTCATCTACTGGACCCATGAGGATGGGG TGCTGGAACTGGTGACCCCCTCACTGGATGGTGTCATTCTGCCCGGAGTAGTCAGACAGAGTCTACTGGACCTGGCAAGGACCTGG GGTGAGTTCCGAGTCGTTGAGCGTAAGGTCACAATGAAGGAGTTGTTGCGGGCGCTGGAAGAGGGACGGGTTCGGGAAGTCTTTGGCTCAGGCACAGCTTGCCAGGTCTGCCCTGTGCACCAGATCCTGTACCAAGGCAAG CATTTGCGCATTCCCACCATGGAAAATGGGCCTGAGCTTATTCTCCGCTTCCTGAAGGAGCTGAAGGagatccag TACGGAACAAGAGCCCACGACTGGATGCTCCCGGTATGA